In one Niallia taxi genomic region, the following are encoded:
- a CDS encoding IscS subfamily cysteine desulfurase — protein MIYLDYAATCPLDSDAGKMYLEVSADYYGNSSSLHDIGGKASDLLEGCRGEMARLLGVERSGVYFTSGGTESNFLAITALLSANKRTDKHIITTASEHSSIHGTMKRLAADGYSVTYLPLGANGIIDVQMLEACIKPETVLVSIQHVNSEIGAIQPIEKIGTMLKERGIYFHSDMVQSFGKLDIAAISAKVDSLSISSHKFYGPKGVGLTYISPAIPWTGYLPGTTHENGFRAGTVNIAGIAAMCVAAQKAVKRLAVDYAHYQALREIVMELASSADYLTVFQCGNQLPAIVGMQILGMEGQWTMLECNRRGFAISTGSACQTGQQAPSKTMKALGLSDEEAKEFVRISFGRATTIDDVKAFMQTVISVANERNALKK, from the coding sequence ATGATTTATTTAGATTACGCAGCAACATGTCCTCTTGATTCAGATGCAGGCAAGATGTACTTAGAGGTTTCAGCGGACTATTACGGGAACAGCAGCAGTCTTCACGATATTGGCGGAAAAGCAAGCGATTTACTGGAAGGCTGTCGAGGAGAAATGGCACGATTGCTTGGGGTGGAAAGAAGCGGCGTATATTTTACAAGCGGCGGAACTGAAAGTAATTTCCTTGCGATAACTGCACTCCTCTCTGCCAATAAAAGAACTGACAAGCATATTATTACAACAGCAAGTGAGCATTCATCTATCCATGGAACGATGAAAAGATTAGCAGCAGATGGGTATTCGGTAACCTATTTGCCGCTTGGTGCAAACGGAATTATTGATGTACAGATGCTTGAAGCGTGTATAAAACCGGAAACTGTGCTTGTATCGATTCAACATGTTAATTCTGAGATCGGCGCCATTCAGCCTATTGAAAAAATCGGTACAATGTTAAAGGAAAGAGGTATTTATTTTCATAGTGATATGGTGCAAAGCTTTGGAAAGCTGGATATTGCCGCGATTTCTGCCAAAGTCGATTCCCTCTCCATATCAAGCCATAAATTCTACGGTCCTAAGGGAGTCGGTTTAACTTATATTTCTCCTGCCATCCCATGGACCGGCTATCTTCCTGGTACAACACATGAAAATGGCTTCCGGGCGGGAACAGTGAATATTGCCGGTATTGCCGCAATGTGTGTCGCTGCCCAAAAAGCTGTGAAAAGGTTGGCAGTTGATTATGCTCATTATCAAGCATTACGAGAAATCGTAATGGAATTGGCCAGCTCTGCCGATTACTTAACTGTTTTTCAGTGCGGTAACCAGCTTCCAGCCATTGTTGGCATGCAAATATTGGGAATGGAAGGACAGTGGACAATGCTTGAATGTAATCGCAGAGGCTTTGCGATTTCTACAGGAAGTGCTTGTCAAACAGGACAGCAGGCACCTTCGAAAACGATGAAGGCTTTAGGATTATCGGACGAGGAAGCGAAGGAATTCGTACGTATTTCTTTTGGGAGAGCAACAACTATTGATGATGTGAAAGCCTTTATGCAAACAGTAATATCCGTTGCAAATGAGCGTAATGCCTTAAAGAAGTAA
- a CDS encoding TetR/AcrR family transcriptional regulator, which yields MTKEDLKKAAIKHFTQSGYEGASLSMIADEVGIKKSSIYSHFSSKDALFLEVLREAKAVEIQTKKAYFREFADLGPETFLYEYLVAVKRLFEENQSLKFWLRMSFFPPSHLYDAIVEEVVEVDVLQENMLEQSFKKWLEEDVITGLDEKTLTIAYTGILMSIMVELVYDHTEKKAEEKLAACWKVYWQALKK from the coding sequence ATGACAAAAGAAGATTTAAAAAAAGCGGCCATCAAGCATTTCACGCAATCAGGCTACGAAGGAGCATCACTTTCGATGATTGCAGATGAGGTCGGCATAAAAAAATCCTCTATTTATTCCCATTTCAGCAGCAAGGATGCCCTGTTTTTAGAGGTGCTAAGAGAAGCAAAGGCAGTTGAGATCCAGACGAAAAAAGCTTATTTCAGGGAATTTGCTGATCTTGGACCAGAGACTTTTTTATATGAATATTTAGTGGCAGTGAAAAGACTGTTCGAAGAAAACCAGAGCTTGAAATTCTGGCTCAGAATGAGCTTCTTTCCACCAAGTCATTTATATGATGCAATTGTCGAGGAAGTGGTTGAGGTCGACGTGCTTCAGGAGAACATGCTTGAACAGTCCTTTAAAAAATGGCTTGAAGAGGATGTCATCACAGGCTTAGATGAAAAGACCCTCACGATTGCATACACTGGTATTTTGATGAGCATCATGGTGGAACTCGTATACGATCATACCGAAAAGAAAGCCGAAGAAAAACTGGCGGCTTGCTGGAAGGTATATTGGCAAGCATTGAAAAAATAA
- a CDS encoding DMT family transporter has product MAWLALVGAGLFEVFGVVNMKRAAMKKWDAIILLIIGFACSFSLLSYAMNTIPMGTAYGVWTGIGTVGSAILGMFIYGEPKDAKRLFFIGLILAAAIGLKLIG; this is encoded by the coding sequence ATGGCATGGTTAGCATTAGTTGGTGCAGGATTATTTGAAGTGTTCGGTGTTGTTAATATGAAGCGGGCTGCCATGAAAAAATGGGATGCCATTATTTTGTTAATTATCGGGTTTGCCTGCAGCTTTTCCCTGCTGTCATATGCCATGAATACCATTCCGATGGGGACAGCCTACGGTGTATGGACGGGAATTGGCACGGTCGGGTCCGCTATTCTTGGAATGTTTATATATGGAGAACCGAAGGATGCAAAAAGACTCTTTTTTATTGGACTTATATTAGCTGCTGCAATTGGCTTAAAGCTTATCGGATAA
- a CDS encoding DMT family transporter, with translation MNRHWMMVLAAGLMEVAWVSGLKHADTALEWAGTAIAIIISFAVLIYATKVLPVGTVYAVFTGLGTIGTVIAEMLFFGEPFHLMKLLLVIVLLIGVIGLKVVTDENSSAEEGS, from the coding sequence ATGAATCGACATTGGATGATGGTGCTTGCCGCAGGCCTAATGGAGGTTGCTTGGGTGTCAGGATTAAAGCATGCTGATACTGCCTTAGAATGGGCTGGTACAGCTATCGCTATTATAATCAGCTTTGCTGTGCTAATATATGCAACAAAGGTTTTGCCAGTTGGAACAGTCTACGCAGTATTTACAGGTCTTGGCACAATTGGAACAGTTATTGCAGAAATGCTGTTTTTCGGAGAACCGTTCCATCTTATGAAGCTGTTGCTTGTTATCGTATTGCTTATAGGGGTAATTGGCTTGAAAGTCGTCACAGATGAAAACAGTTCAGCAGAGGAGGGCTCCTAA